In Sporocytophaga myxococcoides DSM 11118, the following are encoded in one genomic region:
- a CDS encoding VOC family protein, whose translation MIPANVPIPEKGFYVTHFLTVRDQAISANFYSEVLGGTVIVKENPCVIRLSNSWLILNSGGGPTPDKPDTILEAPQNSNKVDSFLNLRVADIQACYREWKEKGATFLTEPINNHGWEMRCYMKDPDGYIIEVGQSLQKSFDSMYHISNQPSK comes from the coding sequence ATGATACCAGCAAATGTTCCAATTCCCGAAAAAGGATTTTATGTTACCCATTTTTTAACTGTAAGAGACCAGGCAATATCTGCTAATTTTTACTCTGAAGTACTTGGAGGAACAGTAATTGTAAAAGAAAATCCCTGTGTAATCAGATTGTCAAATTCGTGGTTAATTTTAAATTCCGGAGGAGGACCTACCCCCGATAAGCCTGATACTATTTTAGAGGCCCCTCAAAACTCAAATAAAGTAGACAGCTTTTTGAATTTAAGAGTTGCAGATATCCAGGCATGCTACAGAGAATGGAAAGAAAAAGGTGCCACTTTCCTTACTGAACCTATAAATAATCACGGGTGGGAAATGCGATGTTACATGAAAGATCCTGATGGCTATATCATCGAAGTTGGCCAGTCACTTCAA
- a CDS encoding PP2C family protein-serine/threonine phosphatase encodes MRNIGLFIFLITLFLFQSAEGADKKSSSGKEVQDKRSIVIKAIESAELHAKSGKTKKAITELEKIIETAKTCGDESLLAKTYELLVEFNHKTGARKKEEEYTYWLNLIKTAAEKKQLEKQSRKDELEMSKLREQTLNAEWVKEQTEEELNRQTDSLRKTKDSLDLLDLKNKEHLAQIDLLKKEREIEDLKIKEQESRLKNQELVIKEKDARHRFITAIIASLILGIITLSILAYVIYKNLRQKRQYSDQIEKQLGVIKHQHDNITNSINYAQKIQNAMLPNESSYEHLFEDSFILFKPKDIVSGDFYWFFNVNDGDDRNEGGAENNKVIVVAADCTGHGVPGALMSMVGYNLLNMIVYNKIYEPHLILTELNKNVRSALQQDKNDNKDGMDMALCVINRKDKTIEFAGAKNPLIVIKNGELEHLKGDKHPIGGSQGQAHRDFTKHTVSYDGDTHIYLFSDGYEDQFGGPESKKFMVKNLKDLLLKIHREPFSKQKDILNKTIEAWKGTKEKQIDDILIMGMKVN; translated from the coding sequence ATGAGGAACATTGGTTTATTCATTTTTCTTATTACTCTTTTCCTCTTTCAATCTGCTGAAGGAGCTGATAAAAAAAGTAGCTCAGGAAAGGAAGTACAGGATAAACGATCAATTGTAATAAAAGCGATAGAATCTGCTGAGTTGCATGCAAAGTCTGGCAAAACAAAAAAGGCAATTACCGAACTTGAAAAAATAATCGAGACGGCAAAGACCTGCGGAGATGAGAGCCTTCTGGCCAAGACTTATGAATTACTGGTAGAGTTCAATCATAAAACAGGAGCTCGTAAAAAAGAAGAAGAGTATACGTATTGGCTGAATTTAATTAAAACGGCAGCAGAAAAGAAACAGCTGGAAAAGCAATCGAGGAAGGATGAATTGGAAATGTCTAAGCTTAGAGAACAAACTCTTAATGCTGAATGGGTTAAAGAACAGACAGAAGAAGAGCTTAACAGACAAACTGATTCATTACGCAAAACCAAAGACTCTCTGGATCTTCTTGATTTAAAAAATAAAGAACATCTTGCTCAAATAGATTTATTAAAAAAAGAAAGAGAAATCGAGGACTTGAAAATTAAAGAGCAAGAGTCAAGATTAAAAAATCAGGAATTGGTAATTAAGGAGAAAGATGCTCGGCATAGGTTCATTACAGCAATAATCGCTTCCTTGATTTTAGGTATAATAACACTTTCTATATTAGCATATGTAATATATAAAAACCTACGCCAGAAGAGGCAGTATAGCGATCAGATTGAAAAACAACTAGGTGTGATAAAACACCAGCATGACAATATTACCAATTCAATCAACTACGCTCAGAAAATTCAAAATGCAATGTTGCCAAATGAGAGCAGCTATGAACATTTATTCGAAGATTCTTTCATTCTGTTCAAACCTAAAGATATAGTGAGTGGAGATTTTTACTGGTTCTTTAATGTGAATGATGGTGATGATAGAAATGAAGGTGGTGCAGAAAATAATAAGGTTATAGTTGTTGCTGCAGATTGCACTGGTCATGGTGTTCCTGGTGCATTGATGTCAATGGTGGGATACAATTTGTTAAACATGATTGTATACAATAAAATTTATGAGCCTCATTTAATACTCACTGAGCTTAATAAAAATGTAAGGTCTGCTCTTCAACAAGACAAGAATGATAATAAAGACGGTATGGATATGGCCTTATGTGTGATTAATCGCAAAGATAAAACCATTGAATTCGCAGGCGCAAAGAACCCATTGATTGTAATTAAAAACGGAGAGCTTGAGCATTTAAAAGGAGATAAACATCCAATAGGTGGCTCTCAGGGACAGGCTCACAGAGATTTCACCAAGCATACAGTATCTTACGATGGCGATACGCATATCTATCTATTCTCCGATGGATATGAAGATCAGTTTGGAGGACCAGAGAGCAAAAAATTTATGGTAAAAAATTTAAAAGATCTCCTGTTGAAAATTCATAGAGAGCCTTTCAGTAAACAAAAGGATATTCTGAATAAAACTATTGAAGCATGGAAGGGAACTAAAGAAAAGCAGATTGATGATATATTGATAATGGGAATGAAAGTGAATTAA
- a CDS encoding carbonic anhydrase family protein, with amino-acid sequence MKTLTKEMQSAITPQQAFQLLKKGNERFINNLKANRNLLQQVNETSDGQHPFAVILSCIDSRTSAELIFDQGLGDIFSIRIAGNILNEDILGSMEFACKLAGAKIIVVLGHSKCGAIKGACDHAKLGNLTTLLDKIKPAIDSENTIKENRSSSNAEFVEKVADLNVKLTVKAITERSPILREMIQNGSVSLVGGMYDVGSGLVSFYDEETFEVDSKILAEESLTK; translated from the coding sequence ATGAAGACATTAACCAAAGAAATGCAATCCGCTATAACGCCTCAACAGGCCTTTCAGCTGTTAAAAAAGGGCAACGAGCGATTTATTAATAATCTGAAGGCTAATCGTAACTTACTACAACAGGTAAATGAGACTTCTGATGGCCAACATCCATTTGCAGTAATTCTTAGTTGTATAGATTCTCGTACATCTGCTGAATTAATATTTGACCAGGGGCTTGGAGATATCTTCAGTATCCGTATAGCCGGAAATATCTTAAATGAAGATATACTTGGCAGTATGGAATTCGCCTGTAAATTGGCAGGAGCGAAGATTATAGTTGTATTGGGACATTCTAAGTGTGGAGCTATTAAAGGTGCCTGTGATCATGCTAAATTGGGAAACCTTACAACATTGTTGGACAAAATAAAACCTGCTATTGATTCTGAAAATACAATTAAAGAAAATCGTAGTTCATCTAATGCAGAATTTGTAGAGAAGGTGGCAGATCTTAACGTAAAGCTTACTGTAAAAGCTATTACAGAAAGAAGTCCTATACTTAGAGAAATGATTCAAAATGGTTCAGTGAGTTTAGTGGGTGGGATGTATGATGTAGGATCGGGGTTAGTGTCCTTTTATGATGAGGAAACATTTGAAGTAGATTCCAAAATTCTGGCTGAAGAAAGCCTTACAAAATAA
- a CDS encoding DUF4157 domain-containing protein, whose amino-acid sequence MNTYSEKTNHNKSHSSNNKVSQKETGIISTTPFVDNRSVAIAQRKRQEVADNSPQARQAMQLQVMADNYSAQQYKPIQKKENKTGLPDNLKSGIENLSGYSMDDVKVHRNSDQPAQLNALAYAQGNDIHLGAGQEKHLPHEAWHVVQQKQGRVQPTMQMKGNVDINDDEGLEKEADVMGANALSAGRGDETSIKRGDIKTSQKSIQRKRSKDDDTTKEDFKKNYRGNEKKDGDTVDVAEANYQKSLTSGRDKMNEAVKWFTNASDKKARIETYGGTYQSVLDAGYKVFWFFPDEESVTICMTRGTIRKGNNDDSGSDIEYDSEGDNENGNDSENESENNKGEIVILESREVSGYAHSDVFEEDQDYLYANTYNVKTGEFHASINFRDLDTKLANKENLPAALSNSEIIWFMQSHAKEVYRLKYPEAGELCAVTSISREEIGNTQTLDTIFMADENRVAFVGNTVTLNEPTDEAIAILGTPNGNSSLWMLIQHEKSGEVDIESVEFESDHIKINYMRDNVQND is encoded by the coding sequence GTGAATACTTATTCTGAAAAAACAAATCATAATAAAAGTCATTCATCAAACAATAAAGTTTCTCAAAAGGAAACCGGAATTATATCTACAACTCCCTTTGTAGATAACCGATCTGTGGCTATTGCACAAAGGAAAAGGCAAGAGGTGGCGGATAATAGTCCACAAGCAAGGCAAGCTATGCAATTACAAGTTATGGCTGATAATTATTCTGCTCAACAATACAAGCCAATCCAGAAGAAAGAAAATAAAACCGGTTTGCCTGATAATCTTAAATCAGGCATTGAAAACCTTTCCGGCTATTCAATGGATGATGTCAAGGTACATCGTAATTCAGATCAACCGGCTCAATTAAATGCTCTGGCTTATGCGCAAGGAAATGACATTCACCTGGGAGCGGGCCAGGAGAAGCATTTACCCCATGAGGCCTGGCATGTCGTGCAACAGAAACAAGGAAGAGTTCAGCCGACCATGCAGATGAAAGGCAACGTTGATATCAATGATGATGAGGGGTTGGAGAAGGAAGCGGATGTTATGGGTGCCAATGCTTTATCTGCAGGCCGAGGAGATGAAACATCGATCAAAAGAGGAGATATAAAAACCAGTCAGAAATCCATTCAAAGAAAAAGATCAAAAGATGATGACACTACAAAGGAGGACTTTAAGAAAAACTACCGGGGAAATGAGAAAAAGGATGGAGATACCGTTGATGTTGCAGAAGCCAATTATCAAAAAAGTCTTACATCCGGAAGGGATAAAATGAATGAAGCTGTAAAATGGTTTACAAATGCTTCTGATAAGAAAGCACGGATTGAAACATATGGAGGGACTTATCAAAGTGTTCTTGATGCGGGATACAAGGTATTCTGGTTTTTCCCGGATGAAGAATCTGTTACTATTTGCATGACACGTGGCACCATACGTAAAGGAAATAATGATGACAGTGGTAGTGATATTGAATATGATAGTGAGGGAGACAATGAAAATGGCAATGATAGTGAAAATGAGAGTGAAAACAATAAAGGAGAAATCGTAATTCTTGAGAGCCGGGAAGTCAGTGGTTATGCTCATTCAGATGTGTTTGAAGAAGATCAGGATTATTTGTATGCCAATACTTACAATGTTAAAACCGGAGAATTCCATGCCAGCATAAATTTCAGAGATCTGGATACAAAGCTTGCAAATAAAGAAAATTTGCCTGCGGCATTAAGTAATTCGGAAATCATCTGGTTTATGCAATCTCACGCTAAAGAGGTATATCGATTGAAATATCCGGAAGCTGGTGAGCTCTGTGCAGTTACATCCATAAGCAGGGAAGAAATCGGAAACACACAAACACTGGATACCATATTCATGGCTGACGAAAACAGAGTTGCATTTGTGGGTAATACCGTAACACTTAATGAACCTACGGACGAAGCCATTGCAATACTTGGTACGCCTAACGGCAACTCATCATTGTGGATGCTTATACAACATGAGAAATCAGGAGAAGTTGATATTGAATCTGTAGAGTTTGAGAGCGATCATATTAAAATCAATTATATGAGGGATAATGTGCAGAATGATTAA
- a CDS encoding DUF4239 domain-containing protein: MTFYLAGLNPFILFALIFFSISILSISGLLIVHKFFHSIEKQLNTSRFIVPFFTINGAVLGFLLAMVLVETWKNYQDEKENITIEMSNYLNIYRNTRGLEYQDCVKTKNYVKQIIKTTIDVSWPEMENGGDGTTVSKILNEFQLYVLKLKTKNQEEAEIRKILLETLIKASELRRHRLLKSSQDVVPEPMWIVIFCCIFISIFSGFFFIIKPMRIHVVLTLLQCAMISFVLFLIIAFMYPYRGPMKIGPQAFERLLYKSIPNVDNIEKY, encoded by the coding sequence ATGACATTTTATCTGGCAGGCTTAAATCCCTTCATATTATTTGCACTGATCTTTTTCTCAATCTCAATACTTTCAATCAGTGGTTTACTTATTGTACATAAGTTCTTTCATTCGATAGAAAAGCAATTAAATACTTCAAGATTTATTGTTCCTTTCTTTACCATTAACGGGGCCGTTCTTGGATTTCTATTAGCAATGGTTTTAGTTGAAACGTGGAAAAACTATCAGGATGAAAAGGAAAACATTACGATAGAAATGTCTAATTATTTAAATATTTATAGAAACACCAGAGGTCTGGAATATCAGGATTGTGTTAAAACCAAAAACTATGTAAAGCAAATTATAAAGACTACTATTGATGTATCATGGCCGGAAATGGAGAATGGCGGTGATGGTACTACTGTAAGCAAAATTTTAAATGAATTTCAGTTATATGTATTGAAGTTAAAAACGAAGAACCAGGAGGAAGCAGAAATCAGAAAAATATTACTTGAAACTCTGATCAAAGCTTCTGAACTAAGACGGCACAGATTGCTTAAATCCAGTCAGGACGTCGTTCCCGAACCTATGTGGATTGTAATATTCTGCTGTATCTTCATTTCAATCTTTAGTGGCTTTTTCTTTATCATTAAACCCATGCGCATACATGTTGTATTAACCCTTTTGCAATGTGCGATGATAAGTTTTGTTCTGTTTCTTATTATTGCTTTCATGTATCCATACAGAGGACCAATGAAAATAGGACCTCAGGCATTCGAAAGGCTTTTATATAAATCAATTCCTAATGTTGATAATATTGAGAAGTATTAA
- a CDS encoding PAS domain S-box protein, with protein MKNKEPRIKLSENSFRAIAESATDSIFVADENSTILYCNKKAIELFGYQEEEIIGESLTILMPEKHRKAHLTGIKRFISSGQPKLIGKTFEITAINKKQIEFPIELSLSAWKEGEKYFFAGIIRDISKKHKVLKEMEILQTISAAISKADNFNNALSLTIKFICQEAGWNCGEAWVLNRVKHVIEYAPVWYMSEEKFMPFFEVSRQSTFRVGEGMTGSVFLNKTVWSPDITSLKSEFKRKEIARQVGLKSVLGVPIITHEGEVFASLMFYFNESKEEDIIFTRVVTSLAIQLGTFLEKKQTEERLKQSRDFYLTILEDFPALIWRTDSEGIPEYYNKTWLKFSGTCLEDELKKDWSTSIPKEDFERLTNAYEYASKHKLNFEIEIRMKRYDGQWRWILSSGRPFYDVDKNFKGYLGVSYDITDQKTNLAKLNKSNIELQQTTEELMATEDLLHKLNLELEKKVEDRTKDLNEKNDTLLKINTDLDNFIYTASHDLKAPIANIEGLTTILDDVTSASSFGNKEIIALIEMIKTSIAKLKNTILDLTEISKVQRMEKDDIAPQNLSEIIEDVQIQLFDQIKKSNAEIRLNLDDCPSIEFSKKDIRSIVMNLLSNAIKYRSQRRPLIWIKCYKKDNYAILSVSDNGIGINLKQAKLFKMFKRFNTETEGTGIGLYIIKRIIDDAGGKIEVESEVGKGSTFNVYFKCP; from the coding sequence ATGAAAAACAAGGAGCCTCGGATTAAATTGTCTGAAAATAGTTTTAGAGCAATCGCTGAATCTGCGACAGATTCCATCTTTGTAGCAGATGAGAACTCGACTATACTATACTGTAACAAGAAGGCTATTGAATTATTCGGATACCAGGAAGAGGAAATCATCGGGGAGAGTCTAACTATTCTTATGCCCGAAAAACATCGTAAAGCTCATTTAACGGGAATAAAAAGATTTATCTCAAGCGGGCAACCAAAACTAATTGGAAAGACTTTTGAAATAACAGCTATAAATAAAAAACAAATAGAGTTTCCTATCGAGCTTTCTCTATCAGCCTGGAAGGAAGGAGAAAAATATTTTTTTGCAGGAATAATCAGGGACATTTCTAAAAAACATAAAGTATTAAAGGAAATGGAAATCCTCCAGACTATATCCGCTGCAATAAGCAAGGCTGATAATTTCAATAATGCATTAAGTTTAACTATAAAGTTTATTTGTCAGGAAGCAGGATGGAATTGCGGAGAAGCATGGGTTTTGAACAGAGTAAAACACGTGATTGAATATGCTCCTGTATGGTATATGAGTGAAGAAAAATTTATGCCATTTTTTGAAGTCAGCAGGCAGTCTACATTTAGGGTTGGAGAAGGAATGACAGGGAGTGTCTTTCTTAATAAAACGGTATGGAGTCCTGATATAACATCCTTGAAAAGTGAATTTAAAAGAAAAGAAATTGCCCGACAGGTAGGACTTAAGAGTGTATTAGGAGTCCCTATAATTACACATGAAGGAGAAGTTTTTGCATCCCTTATGTTTTACTTTAATGAATCCAAAGAAGAGGATATTATTTTTACACGAGTAGTAACATCACTTGCTATTCAGTTAGGAACTTTTCTTGAAAAAAAACAAACAGAAGAAAGATTAAAACAATCCAGAGATTTTTACCTAACCATCTTAGAAGATTTCCCCGCTTTGATCTGGAGAACCGATAGCGAAGGAATTCCTGAATATTATAACAAGACATGGCTTAAATTCTCCGGAACTTGCCTGGAAGATGAGCTCAAAAAAGATTGGTCAACCTCCATTCCCAAAGAAGATTTCGAACGGTTAACGAATGCTTATGAATATGCATCAAAGCATAAACTTAACTTCGAAATTGAAATCAGGATGAAAAGATATGATGGACAATGGAGATGGATTTTAAGTTCCGGACGTCCGTTTTATGATGTCGATAAAAACTTTAAAGGATACTTAGGTGTATCATATGATATAACAGATCAAAAAACAAATCTTGCCAAATTAAACAAGTCAAATATTGAGCTTCAACAGACTACAGAAGAATTAATGGCGACAGAAGATCTGCTGCATAAACTAAATCTGGAACTTGAAAAAAAAGTGGAAGATCGCACAAAAGATCTGAATGAAAAAAATGATACCCTTTTAAAAATAAACACAGACCTTGATAATTTTATCTATACGGCATCACATGATTTAAAAGCACCTATAGCAAATATTGAAGGATTGACAACCATACTTGACGATGTCACTTCAGCGTCCTCCTTCGGTAACAAGGAAATTATTGCGCTGATTGAGATGATCAAAACATCCATTGCCAAATTAAAAAATACTATCTTGGATCTAACTGAAATTTCTAAGGTGCAAAGAATGGAAAAAGATGATATTGCTCCTCAGAACTTAAGTGAGATAATTGAAGATGTCCAAATACAGCTCTTTGATCAAATTAAAAAAAGTAATGCGGAAATAAGGTTAAACTTAGACGACTGTCCCTCCATAGAGTTTTCTAAGAAAGATATCAGAAGCATTGTAATGAATTTGTTAAGCAACGCTATAAAATACCGATCACAGAGAAGACCTTTGATTTGGATTAAGTGCTATAAAAAAGATAATTATGCTATTCTATCTGTATCTGATAATGGCATTGGAATAAATCTAAAGCAGGCTAAGCTATTTAAAATGTTTAAAAGATTTAATACAGAAACAGAGGGAACCGGAATAGGATTATATATAATTAAAAGAATTATAGATGATGCGGGAGGTAAAATAGAAGTTGAAAGCGAAGTAGGCAAAGGCTCTACTTTCAATGTATACTTTAAATGCCCATGA
- a CDS encoding LLM class flavin-dependent oxidoreductase gives MELGIGMFGDNHYDQNEQPLPSGERLRELIEEIKLMDEVGLDFFGIGEHHRPDYAVSVPEIVLAAAATVTKHIKLGSAVTVLSSSDPVRIYQSFATIDQISNGRAEITAGRGSFIESFPIYGYDLKDYNGLFEEKLDLLVNINKQNPITWKGKYRAALNNQEVLPRAVDNELKIWVAVGGTPESVLRAGKAGLPVIFAIIGGNPAQFQPLFQYYQDVYQHYNHDMAKFKVGVHMHCFFGDDSKKIADEYYPVYSDQMNRIGRTRGWQPFTRSQFDYGRGQNGHLIIGDATEAIDKILEAHELFGLTRFSAHMDVGGPSHTSLMKSIEIFGTKIAPKVREALKK, from the coding sequence ATGGAACTTGGTATAGGAATGTTTGGAGACAATCATTATGATCAGAATGAGCAACCGCTACCCTCAGGTGAGCGCTTGCGTGAACTGATCGAGGAGATAAAATTGATGGATGAGGTTGGCCTGGACTTCTTTGGCATTGGGGAACATCACCGTCCTGATTATGCGGTATCTGTACCTGAAATTGTATTAGCTGCAGCAGCCACCGTTACCAAGCATATTAAATTAGGCAGTGCAGTGACAGTACTCAGCTCTTCCGATCCGGTGAGGATCTATCAAAGCTTTGCTACCATCGATCAGATAAGCAATGGGCGTGCAGAAATCACTGCAGGAAGAGGAAGCTTTATCGAATCCTTTCCCATTTATGGATATGATCTCAAAGACTATAATGGCTTGTTTGAAGAAAAGCTTGATCTACTGGTGAATATAAACAAACAGAATCCTATCACCTGGAAAGGAAAATACAGAGCTGCATTAAATAACCAGGAAGTTTTACCACGTGCGGTAGATAATGAGCTTAAGATATGGGTAGCAGTGGGTGGAACACCAGAATCAGTTCTAAGAGCAGGTAAGGCCGGCTTGCCTGTAATCTTTGCAATCATCGGAGGCAACCCTGCACAGTTTCAACCATTATTCCAGTATTATCAAGATGTATATCAGCACTATAATCATGATATGGCCAAATTTAAAGTTGGCGTGCATATGCATTGTTTCTTTGGAGATGATAGTAAAAAAATAGCCGATGAATACTACCCTGTCTATTCGGACCAGATGAACCGAATTGGTCGCACGCGAGGCTGGCAGCCATTTACACGCAGTCAATTCGATTATGGCCGGGGGCAGAATGGTCACCTCATCATTGGTGATGCCACCGAAGCAATCGATAAAATCCTGGAGGCTCACGAACTCTTTGGTCTCACTCGGTTCTCTGCACACATGGATGTTGGTGGGCCTTCGCACACATCACTTATGAAATCGATAGAAATTTTCGGTACAAAAATAGCACCTAAAGTGCGGGAAGCGCTAAAGAAATAG
- a CDS encoding sulfatase-like hydrolase/transferase, translating into MKSTIRTILFKILFLNIIHVSFSQTSTNVIWLDFEDLSPIFSAYGDKTISTPNIDRIAKEGIVFKKAFTTVPVCAPTRSSIITGMYPTSIGSHNMRIQAQNKYPNIPNYEVVPPDYVRCFPDILRENGVYTVSSKKSDYQFAASPLTWDVYPANDSTDRFSFPKDKPFFKQINFWETHESQIWGWGRQNIPLSVDTSKVIVPPYLPQTVTNKLDWATQYNNLKYCDVIIGKILDTLEKNGLLKNTIIILSGDHGNGLPRSKRSLHNSGVSVPLLIRFPDKRQAGTINNDLVYLMDLGPTILSFYNIPTPPNIHGRNIFANNEANKRKYVYFSADRFDESIDLLRATSDGRYKYIRNYQPQKPQFLNLTYRKSQEGVKELYRLDSLGKLNPVQAALMRKTKPPEELYDTKNDPYEINNIAGSAEHQAKLIELRGALDLWIRETGDLGFTSESDIAKTFWPNLQQPQAEKPQINLVKNKVTLTTSTKGASIGYKTKPSDQWKIYTKPFQLKKGETLYVISHRLGWKTSELIEFKP; encoded by the coding sequence ATGAAAAGCACAATTAGAACTATTCTGTTCAAAATACTTTTTCTAAATATAATACATGTTTCATTCTCACAAACTTCAACGAATGTCATATGGCTGGACTTTGAAGATTTAAGTCCTATATTCTCTGCTTACGGAGACAAGACAATCTCCACGCCCAATATCGATCGCATAGCAAAAGAAGGCATAGTTTTTAAGAAAGCCTTTACAACTGTTCCTGTATGTGCACCGACCAGATCAAGTATCATCACAGGAATGTATCCGACTTCTATCGGATCGCACAACATGCGCATACAGGCACAAAACAAATATCCCAATATTCCGAACTATGAAGTGGTACCCCCTGACTATGTTAGATGTTTCCCGGATATACTTAGAGAAAATGGAGTTTATACCGTTTCAAGCAAAAAGTCAGATTATCAGTTTGCAGCATCGCCTTTAACCTGGGATGTATATCCTGCAAATGATTCAACAGACAGGTTTAGTTTCCCTAAAGACAAGCCTTTCTTTAAGCAAATCAATTTCTGGGAAACGCATGAATCTCAAATCTGGGGATGGGGAAGACAAAATATTCCATTGTCTGTAGATACTTCCAAAGTAATTGTCCCGCCCTATCTGCCACAGACAGTGACAAATAAACTGGATTGGGCAACTCAATATAATAACTTAAAATACTGTGATGTCATTATCGGAAAAATCCTTGATACACTTGAAAAAAATGGATTACTGAAGAATACTATTATCATACTTTCAGGAGATCATGGCAATGGTCTTCCCCGCAGTAAAAGGAGTTTGCATAATTCAGGAGTGAGTGTTCCTCTTTTAATACGTTTCCCTGATAAGCGCCAGGCAGGCACCATAAACAATGATCTGGTTTATCTAATGGATCTGGGACCAACCATTTTATCTTTTTATAATATTCCCACTCCTCCTAATATCCATGGAAGAAACATATTTGCAAACAATGAAGCAAATAAAAGAAAGTATGTGTACTTCTCTGCGGATAGATTTGATGAGTCGATAGACCTGCTAAGGGCCACAAGTGACGGGAGGTATAAATACATACGAAATTACCAGCCTCAGAAACCACAGTTCCTTAATCTTACTTATAGAAAATCACAAGAAGGTGTTAAAGAGTTGTACAGATTAGATAGTTTGGGAAAACTGAACCCGGTTCAAGCGGCGCTTATGAGAAAGACCAAGCCACCAGAAGAATTATATGATACAAAGAATGATCCTTACGAAATAAATAATATAGCTGGCAGTGCTGAACATCAAGCCAAACTTATTGAATTAAGAGGTGCTCTTGATCTATGGATCAGGGAAACAGGAGATCTTGGTTTTACTTCCGAATCTGATATTGCTAAAACTTTTTGGCCTAACTTGCAACAACCGCAGGCAGAAAAGCCACAGATAAATTTGGTGAAAAATAAAGTTACTCTGACAACCAGTACAAAAGGAGCTTCTATAGGTTATAAAACAAAACCATCGGATCAATGGAAAATCTATACTAAGCCATTTCAATTAAAAAAAGGAGAAACACTGTATGTGATTTCACATAGGTTGGGCTGGAAAACAAGTGAATTGATTGAATTTAAACCTTAA